The Komagataeibacter sp. FNDCR2 nucleotide sequence CTGAAATCGGCACGCTGATCACGGCGCTGGGCACCGGCATTGGCCGGGGGGATGTGGAGCATGGCGGCTTCTCGATCGAGAAGCTGCGCTACCACCGCATTGTCATCATGACCGATGCCGACGTGGATGGCTCGCACATCCGTACCCTGTTGCTGACCTTCTTCTTCCGCCAGATGCCCGAACTGATCGAGAAGGGGTACCTCTACATCGCCCAGCCGCCGCTTTATCGCGCCAAGCGCGGGAATGACGAACGCTACCTGAAGGATGACGCGGCACTCGAATCCTATCTGCTGGACAAGGCACTGGCCAACGCCACGCTGCGCTTTGCCGATGAGCGCGCGCTTGATGGCGCGCCCATGCGGACGGAGGTGATGTTCATCCGCGATGTGGCGCGCGCGCTGTCGCGGCTTTCGGCCCGGGTGCCGGTATGGGTTCTGGAACAGGCGGCGATTGCGGGCGTATTGCGTTCGGACCTGAATGCCGTGCCGGAACGGATCGTGGACCTTCAGGCCCGGCTTGACGCCGTATCCCCTCCGGCCGAGCGGGGATGGAAGGTGGCCGTAAGTGAAAGCGGGCTGGAAATGGCGCGCAGCGTGCGCGGCGTGGGGGAGGTTTACCGCCTTGAATCCCTCGCCCTGCGCAGCGCGGAGGTGCGCTGGCTGGCCGAACGCCATGAGCGGCTCGTGGCCGATTTCGGCAGGCCGGTGGAACTGCTGCTCGATGGCAATGCCCAGTCCTTTAACGGACCGGCCTCGCTATATGAACGGATTCTGGCGCAGGGCCGCAAGGGCCTGTCCATCAACCGGTTCAAGGGGCTGGGTGAGATGAATGACGAGCAGTTGTGGGAAACCACGCTCGACCCCGCCATGCGCACCCTGTTGCAGGTCAAGGTGGGCGATGTGGAAAACGCGGCCCAGGTCTTCTCCACCCTTATGGGGGATGTGGTTGAACCGCGCCGCGACTTTATTGTGGGTAATGCGCTTAAGGTCGCCAATCTGGACGTCTGATGTTTCAGGCGGGCACGAGTTCGCCCGCCAGATACGCGATGTCGGAAATGGAATCGGCCCCGACCGTGGCGCCCGCTTCCATTTCCGGCCGGCCATAGCCCCAGCGGGCAAAAATGGCCGGGACATGCGCGCCGTCAGCCGTGGCCATGTCATTATGGTGGTCGCCTGTCATGAACGCGTGCTTCGGGTTTCCCCGCGCCAGTTCTATGGTGCCCAGCAGGTGGCGCGGGTCAGGCTTGCGCACGCTGAAACTGTCCCCACCGCCCACGGCCACGAACCAGTGTTCCAGATCCAGCACCCTGAGGATATGCCGTGCGGCGGCCACCGGCTTGTTGGTGCATACGGCCATGTGCCAGCCCGACGCGCGCAGGCTTTCCAGCATCCCGACCGTGCCGGGAAACGGGCGGGACAGGTCGGTGGAATGCGGCGTGTAATCGGCCATGTAGCGCGTGGTGGCCTCGGCGCGGTCAATCCCGGCGGCGGGCGCGCCCGCATGGGCAAGCAGGCGGCTGACAAGGGCGCTCACGCCATCGCCGATCATGGGGCGGACCTGTTCGGAGTCTATGGGGGGCAGGCCGTAATGCGACAGGAGCCTGTTGGCGCAGGCGGCAAGATCGGGAAGACTGTCGATAAGGGTGCCGTCCATGTCGAATACGGCCAGACGGGGTAGGGAAGCGGGCATCCACGGGCTCCTTCGGGTGTTGGATTATAAAGTAGCAATCGGAAATTCTAAGTGATGGTAGCGCGCGTGCATAAGGGTTTGACAGGGCCATCTGGTGGGGAGTACGCGCACAATGCGATGAATACCCAGACAGATCCCGCACCATCTTCGGCTGCGTTGCCCATGTCGACCGCCGTCATCCTGGCCGCTGGCCGGGGCACGCGCATGAAATCGGAACGGCCCAAGGTCATGCACCCGCTGGCCGGGCAGCCCATGCTGCGCTACCTGCTTGATAACGCGGCGCAGGTCTTTGACCGGATCGTGGTGGTCGTCGGTCCCGGCATGGACGATGTGGCGGCCCTTGCCGCGCCCCACGGGGTGGTGATCCAGCATGAACGCCTTGGTACGGGCCATGCGGCACGGCAGGCGGCGGCGGAGTTCGGGACGGGCGATGTCGCGGTGCTGTATGGTGATAATCCGCTGATCACACCGGGCACGATGCGCGCGCTGCTGGCGCAGCGGCGGTGTGATGATACGGGGCTGGCGCTGCTGGCCATGGAACCGGCCGACCCGGCGCGCTATGGCCGTGTCGTAACACAGGACGGGCAGGTAACGCGCATTGTCGAGTGGGCGGACGCCACGGCGCGGGAGCGGGACATCGGGCTGTGCAACGCCGGTGTGCTATGCGCCGATGCCGCGGATTTCCGGCGCTGGCTGTCCGAAATCGACAATACGAACGCACAGGGCGAATATTATCTGGGGGATGTCGTGGCCCGCGCCGTGGCCGAAGGGCGGAGCGTGCGGGCCGTCGTCGCACCCGAGGACGAACTGCGCGGCATCAATTCCCGCACCGAGCTGGCCATGGCGGAAGCCTGCGTGCAGGCCCGCCTGCGTCAGGCGGCCATGGCGGGTGGGACGACCCTCATTGCCCCCGATACCGTGTTCCTGTGCGCCGATACCCGGCTGGAGCCCGATACGGTGGTACACCCCCATGTCGTGTTCGGGCCGGGCGTGCATGTCAGGCGGGGGGCGGAAATCCACGCCTTTTCCCATGTTGAGGGCGCTGTTGTCGGCCCTGACGCCCGGATCGGTCCCTATGCCCGCCTGCGCCCCGGCAGCGATGTGGGGGAGGGCGCGCGCGTGGGCAATTTCGTGGAACTCAAGGCCACGACACTCGGCGCGGGGGCCAAGGCCAGTCACCTGACCTATCTGGGCGATACATCGGTGGGGTGTAACGCCAATATCGGCGCGGGCACCATCACCTGCAATTACGACGGGGTGTTCAAGCACAGGACCGAAATCGGGGCCGACAGTTTCATTGGCTCTGATTCCGTTCTGGTCGCCCCCGTGCGGGTGGGCACGGGCGCGATTACCGCCGCCGGTAGCGTCATTACGCACGATGTACCCGATGGCGCCATGGCCTTTGGCCGGGCGCGCCAGTCCAACAGGGCGGACTATGCCCTGTCATTTCGCGAGCGGCTGACGAACAGGAAGGAACAGGGCTGATGTGTGGCATTGTAGGGGTTGTGGGCGGCAATCAGGCCACACCGGTCATTCTGGACGCCCTGCGGCGGCTGGAATATCGCGGCTACGATTCCGCCGGGATCGCCACGCTGGAACACGGACAGGTCGAACGGCGGCGCGCGGCGGGCAAGCTGGATCACCTGGCCACCCTGCTGGCGCGGATGCCGCTGCCCGGCGTGACCGGCATCGGCCACACGCGCTGGGCCACCCATGGCGCCCCCACGGAAAACAACGCCCACCCGCACGGGACGGAGCGGGTCTCGGTTGTCCATAACGGCATTATCGAGAATTTCGAGGCGCTGCGTCAGGAGCTTGAAGAAGCGGGGCAGGTGTTTTCCACCGAAACGGATAGCGAGACCATAGCCCAGCTTGTCGATTATCACCTCCAGCGTGGCCTTTCCCCGCGTGAGGCGGCGCATGCCTGCCTCAAACGGCTGGAAGGGGCCTATGCGCTCGCCATGATCTTCGCCGGGCATGACGGCATGGTGATCGGCGCGCGCCACGGCGCGCCGCTGGTGGTGGGCTTTGGCGATAACGAGATGTTTCTGGGCTCGGACAGCCTGGCGCTTGCCCCGCTGACCCGCCGCATCGCCTATCTGGATGATGGCGACTGGAGTGTCATCACCGCCGCCGGGGCCGAGTTCTTTGACATGGCGGGCAACCCGGTCGAACGCCCGGTCAAGGTCACCGCCCTGATCGCGGCCTCGGTCGGCAAGGATGGCTACCGCCATTACATGGAAAAGGAACTGCATGAACACCCGGTGGTGATCGGGCAGACGTTGCAGCGCCTGATCGACCCCGCCACCCGCCGCGTGGTGATGCCCGACCTGCCATTCGATCTCGCGACCGTGCCGCGTGCCGTCATTACCGCCTGCGGCTCCGCCTTCTACGCGGGCATGATCGGGCGCTACTGGATCGAGCAGTATGGCCGGCTTCCGGTCGATATCGACGTGGCGAGCGAGATGCGCTACCGCAACCCGCCCCTGGCGCAGGGTGGTTTGGGGCTGCTGATTTCCCAGTCGGGTGAAACGGCGGATACGCTGGCGGCCCTGCGTGGCATGCGCATGGCGGGGCAGCACATCGTCTCCGTGCTCAATGTGGAACAGAGCACCATGGCGCGTGAAAGCGACGCCGTGCTGGGCACCGTGGCCGGTCCCGAAATCTCGGTGGCCAGTACCAAGGCCTTCACCGCCCAGCTTTCGGTTCTGGCGTGCCTGACCATCGCCCTTGGCCGGGCGCGTGGCCTGCTGGATGCCCGGCAGGAGGAACAGATGGTGACAAGCCTGCTCGACCTGCCCAGCAAGGCGACGGAAGTGTTCGAACGCCATGACGAGATCCGCCGCATGGCTGCTATCGTGGCGCAGGCGCGCGATGTTCTCTATCTGGGGCGCGGCGCGATGTTTCCCGTCGCCCTTGAAGGCGCGCTGAAGCTGAAGGAAATTACCTATATCCACGCGGAAGCCTATGCCGCAGGGGAAATGAAGCATGGCCCGATTTCCCTGATCGACAGCACGGTGCCGGTCGTGGCGACCGTGCCGTCGGGGCCGTTGTTTGAAAAAACCCTGTCCAACCTGCAGGAAGCCCGGGCGCGTGGCGGCCGGCTGCTGGTATTTACGGATATGGAAGGCGCGCCGCGCCTGCGTGACATCGCGGAATGCGTGGTCGCGATTCCCACGGTGGATGAATTCGTGGCCCCGATCCTGCAGACCATCCCGGTGCAGATCCTGGCCTATGAGGTCGCGTTGCTGAAGGGCACGGATGTGGACCAGCCACGCAACCTCGCCAAGTCCGTGACTGTTGAATAGACACGGGCGCGGAACCGGCACAAACATCGCTCGTAAACATGATAATAAACAGGGGGTACGGCGCAGATGGAAGCACAAACGGCATTTTCCGGCGGGACGGGTCCATCTGTCCTTGTGCGGGGGGCGGGCGTTTCCGGCCTGACCGCCGCCGTCACCCTGGCGGAGCGCGGGGCGCGGGTTCATGTGCATGAATCCGGGCCACGGATCGGATCGGGCGCGTCGTGGCAGGCAGGCGGCATGCTTGCCCCGTGGTGCGAGGCGGAATCCGCCCCCAGGGAAGTGACCGCGCAGTCCCTTGCCTCGCTCGACTGGTGGGACGCGCATGTGCCCGGCGTGGTGCGCAATGGCACGCTTGTGCTCGCCCCCGCGCGCGATGTGGGGGAAGTGGCGCGCTTCGGGCGGCGTACCTCGCATTTTTCCACGATAGGCGAGGCCGAGGTGGCCGATCTCGAACCCGACCTGGCCGACCGCTTTTCCCGCGCGCTGTTTTTTGCCGGAGAAGGCCATGTGGACCCGCGCGATGCCCTGCGCGCACTCGCGACCCGGCTTGTGGATCTTGGTGGCCAGATCGCACTGGATGTCCCTGTTGACGCGGCGACGGGTGGCTATGACTGGGTGGTGGACTGCACCGGTATCGCCGCGCGCGACCAGGTAGCGGATATGCGTGGTGTCCGGGGCGAGATGCTGCTGCTGCGCTGCCCCGATGTGACGCTGCACCGTCCGGTGCGGATGCTGCATCCGCGCATTCCCATCTATATCGTGCCGCGTGCCGACCATGTTTACATGGTGGGGGCGACGATGATCGAAAGTGAGAACGCAGGCCCGATGACGCTGCGGTCGATGGTGGAGATGCTGGGCGCGGTCTATGCCCTGCATCCGGCCTTTGGCGAGGCCGAGATCCTGGAAACCGGCACCGGCCTGCGCCCGTCCTATCCCGACAACATGCCCGCCGTCAGGCGGGAGGGACGCCATATCCACATCAACGGCATGTATCGGCACGGCTTCCTGCTTTCACCCGTCCGTGCCGCCGACGCGGCCGATATCGTGTTCGGTAATGCCTAAATTCCTCCCGCAAAGGAGATGACCATGCAGATTCTGGTGAATGACCAGCACCATGACGTGATCGCCCCCACCCTGGCGGCGCTGCTCGAGGAACTGGGCTATGACGGCACCGCCCGTCTGGCCACCGCGATGGATGGCAGTTTTGTCGCCGCTGCGAAGCGTGCCGCCGTGTCCCTGCATGAAGGCGCGCGGGTCGAAATTCTGGCTCCCATGCAGGGAGGGTGAGGCCATGACCCTTTTTTATGGCACCGAGCTTTCATCGCGCCTCATGCTGGGCACGGCGCAGTACCCTTCACCGGAAATCCTGATGGATGCCGTGCGCCGGGCGGGCGCGGGGGTGGTGACCGTATCGCTGCGGCGTGAGGCGGCGGGTTCGCGCGCGGGGCATACGTTCTGGGAGATGATTCGCGCGCTGGGCGTGCCGGTGCTGCCCAACACGGCGGGCTGCCATACGGCGCGGGAAGCCGTGACCACCGCGCAGATGGCGCGCGAAGTATTCGGCACCGACTGGATCAAGCTGGAGGTGATTGGCGAATCCGATACGCTCCAGCCCGACATGTTCGCGCTGGTCGATGCCGCCCGCATCCTGGTCGAGGACGGATTCAAGGTCTTTCCCTACATGACCGAGGATCTGGTGGGCGCCGAGCGTCTGCTGCGCGCGGGGTGTGAGGTGCTCATGCCCTGGGGCGCGCCCATCGGTTCGGGCAAGGGGCTGAACAACCTGTTTGGCCTGCGCGCCCTGCGCGCGCATTTTCCTGATGTGCCGATGGTGGTCGATGCGGGCATCGGCGTGCCGTCCCATGCCGCGCAGGCCATGGAACTGGGCTATGACGCGGTGCTGATCAATACGGCGGTGGCCAAGGCCGGGGACCCGGCGGAAATGGCCCGGGCCTTCGCCATGGCGGTGGAGGCGGGGCGCATGGCCTACCTGGCCGACCCCATGGAAATGCGCGACATGGCCGTGCCGTCCACGCCGGTCATCGGGCAGGCGGTGTTATGAGTTTCACACTTCCCTCACGCATCTATCCGGTGGTGGACGCGGCGCGGTGGGTCGCCCGTCTTGGCCCGGCGGGCGCGCGCCTGATCCAGTTGCGCCTGAAGGACATGGCGGCGGACGACCTGCGCCGTGAAATCCGCGCGGGCGTTCACCATGCCCGCCAGCATGGAGTCAACCTGGTCATCAATGACCACTGGCGCATCGCGATCGAGGAGGGCGGGGATTTCATCCATCTGGGGCAGGAGGATCTGGACACGGCCGATCTGTCCGCCATCCGGGCGGCGGGGCTGCGCCTGGGTATCAGCACCCATAGCGAGGCGGAGCTTGACCGCGCCCTGTCCGTTGCGCCGGATTACGTGGCGCTGGGACCGATCTGGCCGACGATGCTTAAAAAAATGCCGTGGGGGCCGCAGGGGACGGAGCGGCTGACGGTATGGAAGCGGCGCGTCGGTTCCATACCGCTGGTGGCCATTGGCGGCATAACGCTGGCGCGCGCACCGGAATGCATCACCGCCGGGGCGGACTGTGTATCCGCCGTGTCGGCCTTCATTCGCATGCCTGACCCCGAAGAGCAGGTAAAGGCATGGCTTGCCGCGACGGATCAGGCGGCCGCCCTGCAAAATCAGGACTTATGAGACAAGATATATGTGTTGTTAATGCAACGCGTGTGTGGCTTTATTGATACTTGATGCAACGGCGCGGGCGGAACGGCTTTAATCCGTTGGAGCCAGTGCCGTAAACCAGAATTATGGCGGCGCCGTAACAGGAAGGACATAATCTGTTCATGGTCGGCTGTTAGACCGGGCCTGCAGGCATGATACGATCGGGAATCGAGGGTTTTGAATGGAGATAGCGGGTCTGGCAGCAATTCTGATGGCGATTGCCGTGCTGCTTGTCGTTGTCAGCGCGGTCCAGCCGCTTGCCCGCCGTCTGGAACTGTCGGAAACCGTCCTGCTTGCCGTGGCGGGCATCGTGATCGGGGGCGCGGCCGACCTGGTGCTGCGCAACACCCATCTGGAAATATTCAGTGGGGCGGCGGAGACGCTGCTGGATTTTCCGCTCAATAGCGAAGCCTTCCTGCTGATCTTCCTGCCCATACTGGTGTTTCAGGGCGCGCTGGGCATCGATGTGCGCAGGCTCGCGCATGAAACCGCCACCGTGCTGCTGCTGGCGGTGGTGGCCGTGGCCGTGTCCACCGCGACCATCGGGTTCGCGCTGTATCCCTTTGCCGGGGTCCCCTTGGTGGTCTGCCTGCTGCTGGGCTCCATCGTCGCGACCACCGATCCTTCGGCCGTTGCGGGGATCTTCAAGGAAATCGGCGCCGCCAGCCGCCTGACCCGGCTGGTGGAAGGCGAGGCGCTGCTGAATGACGCCGCCGCGATTTCCATTTTCACCATCCTGCTTGGCTCCATTACCTCGCACCACAAGATCATGCTGGGCGGGGCGATGCTGGAGTTCCTCGTCTCCTTTATCGGCGCGCTGATCATCGGCATTGTGTTCGGGCGGCTGACGCTCATGATGATCCCGGCGCTGGGGGCGGCCCCGGCGGCGGAGGTCACGCTTACGGTGGCGCTGCCTTACCTGTCCTATATCGTCTGTGACGAATTTTTCGGGTTTTCCGGGGTGGTGGCCACGGCGGCATCCGGGCTGACCATATCGATCTATGGCCCCTCCACCTTCCGGCCACAGACATGGCGGTTCCTTAACGAGTTATGGCAGCAGCTTGTCTTCTGGGCGGGATCGCTGGTGTTCGTGCTGGCGTCCATGCTGGTGCCGCGCCTGCTGGTGGGCATGACACGGTGGGATTGCGTGCTGATCCTGCTTGCGGCCGGCGCCGGGCTTCTGGCGCGCGGGGCGGTGGTCTTTGGCATGCTGCCCATCCTTGCGGCCACCAAGCTTTCCCCCCCCGTGCCGACACCGTTCAAGGTGACAATGGTATGGGGTGGGCTGCGGGGCGCCATTACGCTGGCGCTGGCGCTGGCGGTGACGGAAAACGAGCATGTCTCCAGCAGCATCGCGCATTTCATCGGTATCATCGCCACGGGCTTCGTGCTGATCACCCTGTTCGTCAATGGCCTGTCGCTGCGTTATCTTGTGCTGTTCCTGAAGCTGGACCAGCTTCCGCTGATAGATCAGGCATTGCGCCACCAGATCCTTGCCATCGGGTTGGGGGAAGTACGCGATCAGACGCGCGACGTGGCGGGCGAGCTTGGTTTCTCCCCCACCGTGACCAGCACGGTGGTGGAAGTGCTGGATCGCCGTGTCCATGCGGAAGAACAGGCCAATACCTTCGATACCGCGCTGGGCGACCGCCAGCGCGTGACGCTGGCGCTGATTGTCATCGCCAACCGCGAACGCTCCATCCTGCTCGACCTGTTCCGTATCCAGGGCCTGTCGCGGCGGGTGATGGAAACGCTGCTGCGCTCGGCCGAGGCGATGGTTGATGGCGCGCGGCTGGAAGGGCGCTTTGGCTACGTGCGCGCCCTGCGGCGCAGGCTGCGGCCGTCACTGCGCTTTCGCGTGGCGCAGATGATCCATCACCGGTTCAATTTCGACGCGCCCCTCATGTATTGCATGATGGAGCGGTTCGAGATGCTGATGATCGCCTATTTCGTCTCCCTTTCGCTTACGCGCTTCATGCGCCAGCGCATGGAACCCACGCTGGGCCACCGCATAAGCGATATCGTGGGCGAGGTGCTGGACCGCCAGTGCAAGCTGCTGGACGAGGCATTGCAGACGCTGCGCCTGCATTACCATGGCTATTCGGAAGCACTTGAAAACCGGATGCTGCGCCAGATCGCCCTGCGGCTGGAAGAGGAAAAATACGATAACCTGATGTCCGAATCGCTGCTGAGCGAGGAACTGCACCGCGAACTGCACCGTGACGTGGAACACAGGCGCGAACAGCTTGATTTCAGGCTGAAATTCAACATCCGCGCCGGGATCGAAAGCCGCATCCACAATTTCCCCCTGTTTGAGGGGGTGGCCGATGGCGTGCTGCATGACATCGCCATGAAAATGTCCATCCACTTCTCCTCCCCCGGGGAGCGGCTGTACCGGAACGGGCAGAAGGTGCGCACGGTCTATTTCATCAGCGCCGGACTGGCGGAGACACATTACCCGAAACACGATGTCCGCTTTGGCGCGGGCGCGGTGCTGGGCGCGCAGGAGGCGCTTGAGAACGGGCGGGTGAACGCCACCAGCCGGTCCCTGCAGTTCGGGCATTTCATGACCATGAGCGCGCGCGATTTCCGCAAGCTGGTCGAGGATTATCCCCGGATCGGTGAGAACCTCGAACGTCTCACGCAGGCCCATGCCAAGGGCGAAATGCCCGATGCGCAGCTTCTGCCGGTCGAGGGCGAAGAGGCGA carries:
- a CDS encoding HAD hydrolase-like protein, whose translation is MPASLPRLAVFDMDGTLIDSLPDLAACANRLLSHYGLPPIDSEQVRPMIGDGVSALVSRLLAHAGAPAAGIDRAEATTRYMADYTPHSTDLSRPFPGTVGMLESLRASGWHMAVCTNKPVAAARHILRVLDLEHWFVAVGGGDSFSVRKPDPRHLLGTIELARGNPKHAFMTGDHHNDMATADGAHVPAIFARWGYGRPEMEAGATVGADSISDIAYLAGELVPA
- the glmU gene encoding bifunctional UDP-N-acetylglucosamine diphosphorylase/glucosamine-1-phosphate N-acetyltransferase GlmU; translated protein: MNTQTDPAPSSAALPMSTAVILAAGRGTRMKSERPKVMHPLAGQPMLRYLLDNAAQVFDRIVVVVGPGMDDVAALAAPHGVVIQHERLGTGHAARQAAAEFGTGDVAVLYGDNPLITPGTMRALLAQRRCDDTGLALLAMEPADPARYGRVVTQDGQVTRIVEWADATARERDIGLCNAGVLCADAADFRRWLSEIDNTNAQGEYYLGDVVARAVAEGRSVRAVVAPEDELRGINSRTELAMAEACVQARLRQAAMAGGTTLIAPDTVFLCADTRLEPDTVVHPHVVFGPGVHVRRGAEIHAFSHVEGAVVGPDARIGPYARLRPGSDVGEGARVGNFVELKATTLGAGAKASHLTYLGDTSVGCNANIGAGTITCNYDGVFKHRTEIGADSFIGSDSVLVAPVRVGTGAITAAGSVITHDVPDGAMAFGRARQSNRADYALSFRERLTNRKEQG
- the glmS gene encoding glutamine--fructose-6-phosphate transaminase (isomerizing) — protein: MCGIVGVVGGNQATPVILDALRRLEYRGYDSAGIATLEHGQVERRRAAGKLDHLATLLARMPLPGVTGIGHTRWATHGAPTENNAHPHGTERVSVVHNGIIENFEALRQELEEAGQVFSTETDSETIAQLVDYHLQRGLSPREAAHACLKRLEGAYALAMIFAGHDGMVIGARHGAPLVVGFGDNEMFLGSDSLALAPLTRRIAYLDDGDWSVITAAGAEFFDMAGNPVERPVKVTALIAASVGKDGYRHYMEKELHEHPVVIGQTLQRLIDPATRRVVMPDLPFDLATVPRAVITACGSAFYAGMIGRYWIEQYGRLPVDIDVASEMRYRNPPLAQGGLGLLISQSGETADTLAALRGMRMAGQHIVSVLNVEQSTMARESDAVLGTVAGPEISVASTKAFTAQLSVLACLTIALGRARGLLDARQEEQMVTSLLDLPSKATEVFERHDEIRRMAAIVAQARDVLYLGRGAMFPVALEGALKLKEITYIHAEAYAAGEMKHGPISLIDSTVPVVATVPSGPLFEKTLSNLQEARARGGRLLVFTDMEGAPRLRDIAECVVAIPTVDEFVAPILQTIPVQILAYEVALLKGTDVDQPRNLAKSVTVE
- the thiO gene encoding glycine oxidase ThiO, with amino-acid sequence MEAQTAFSGGTGPSVLVRGAGVSGLTAAVTLAERGARVHVHESGPRIGSGASWQAGGMLAPWCEAESAPREVTAQSLASLDWWDAHVPGVVRNGTLVLAPARDVGEVARFGRRTSHFSTIGEAEVADLEPDLADRFSRALFFAGEGHVDPRDALRALATRLVDLGGQIALDVPVDAATGGYDWVVDCTGIAARDQVADMRGVRGEMLLLRCPDVTLHRPVRMLHPRIPIYIVPRADHVYMVGATMIESENAGPMTLRSMVEMLGAVYALHPAFGEAEILETGTGLRPSYPDNMPAVRREGRHIHINGMYRHGFLLSPVRAADAADIVFGNA
- the thiS gene encoding sulfur carrier protein ThiS — translated: MQILVNDQHHDVIAPTLAALLEELGYDGTARLATAMDGSFVAAAKRAAVSLHEGARVEILAPMQGG
- a CDS encoding thiazole synthase; translated protein: MTLFYGTELSSRLMLGTAQYPSPEILMDAVRRAGAGVVTVSLRREAAGSRAGHTFWEMIRALGVPVLPNTAGCHTAREAVTTAQMAREVFGTDWIKLEVIGESDTLQPDMFALVDAARILVEDGFKVFPYMTEDLVGAERLLRAGCEVLMPWGAPIGSGKGLNNLFGLRALRAHFPDVPMVVDAGIGVPSHAAQAMELGYDAVLINTAVAKAGDPAEMARAFAMAVEAGRMAYLADPMEMRDMAVPSTPVIGQAVL
- a CDS encoding thiamine phosphate synthase, coding for MSFTLPSRIYPVVDAARWVARLGPAGARLIQLRLKDMAADDLRREIRAGVHHARQHGVNLVINDHWRIAIEEGGDFIHLGQEDLDTADLSAIRAAGLRLGISTHSEAELDRALSVAPDYVALGPIWPTMLKKMPWGPQGTERLTVWKRRVGSIPLVAIGGITLARAPECITAGADCVSAVSAFIRMPDPEEQVKAWLAATDQAAALQNQDL
- a CDS encoding cation:proton antiporter — its product is MEIAGLAAILMAIAVLLVVVSAVQPLARRLELSETVLLAVAGIVIGGAADLVLRNTHLEIFSGAAETLLDFPLNSEAFLLIFLPILVFQGALGIDVRRLAHETATVLLLAVVAVAVSTATIGFALYPFAGVPLVVCLLLGSIVATTDPSAVAGIFKEIGAASRLTRLVEGEALLNDAAAISIFTILLGSITSHHKIMLGGAMLEFLVSFIGALIIGIVFGRLTLMMIPALGAAPAAEVTLTVALPYLSYIVCDEFFGFSGVVATAASGLTISIYGPSTFRPQTWRFLNELWQQLVFWAGSLVFVLASMLVPRLLVGMTRWDCVLILLAAGAGLLARGAVVFGMLPILAATKLSPPVPTPFKVTMVWGGLRGAITLALALAVTENEHVSSSIAHFIGIIATGFVLITLFVNGLSLRYLVLFLKLDQLPLIDQALRHQILAIGLGEVRDQTRDVAGELGFSPTVTSTVVEVLDRRVHAEEQANTFDTALGDRQRVTLALIVIANRERSILLDLFRIQGLSRRVMETLLRSAEAMVDGARLEGRFGYVRALRRRLRPSLRFRVAQMIHHRFNFDAPLMYCMMERFEMLMIAYFVSLSLTRFMRQRMEPTLGHRISDIVGEVLDRQCKLLDEALQTLRLHYHGYSEALENRMLRQIALRLEEEKYDNLMSESLLSEELHRELHRDVEHRREQLDFRLKFNIRAGIESRIHNFPLFEGVADGVLHDIAMKMSIHFSSPGERLYRNGQKVRTVYFISAGLAETHYPKHDVRFGAGAVLGAQEALENGRVNATSRSLQFGHFMTMSARDFRKLVEDYPRIGENLERLTQAHAKGEMPDAQLLPVEGEEAKGALPSYDAIDLATAPVNRALPAHQPDQTTDA